The genome window CTGAGATTTGATTTTAGGAGTTCTTGATGTCCTCACAGTACCCAAAGGATCGGCTGGTATATGGTCGTATCTTCAACTTATTTGGTGAGAGGTAAGTATAACTCATCTGAAGCCATTGTGATCTGAAAAGACAAAGATTAATAATATTGCTGGCATGACATTTATTTTGACACAGACCATTTACCTTAGTATGGGAATGAATGACTAATTCCAGGCATATGTAAGCAGCATGTGCCTATTAAATTACGTGTCAAGTCAAATGTCAGGGAGGAGGttatgttggattttttttcaccttgattgtaggtttgtttttttactcCGTGCATGTTTGGTTAGTCTCTGAAGAGTTTAGGCAAGACCATCATCAAATTTCTCACTTAGATTTTAAAGCACTGAATTATTCCTTAATGCATGGGAGTTTCCAGCTCCTAaattcaacaacaaaaaaaagaggatttttctcTGTTAGCCTGAAGCTTTTAAAAGTATAATAATTCAGCTAGTATATTAGTTATTTGTGTAACAACTGTAATCAAGTGGCATCTTATTTGACTCAGCAGTCCACATCTAGCAGGCATAACGTATCTGAAGTTCTGTCATTGTCCACAGTGACTGTGTACTCAAAGCAGCGTAGTGCTCCTTATACATGGGAAAAAATACAAGGAAGCCGATACAGGAGAGTTATCTTTGTGACTACACAGGGCTTGGCTGGCTCCCTTGCTGAAAACagttcctttccttgctttcctaAATGCCAGGTTTCTGGGGAATGGCTTGGTAACTGTTTACAACCATGAGCTTTGGCACAAGCAGCGGAAGGTGATGGATCCAGCTTTCAGTCGAACGTAAGGCAAATATCGCTGCGATGATCTAGCTGTTATTTGTACTGTATTTTTGTGATTCTCATTGCCATTGATGCATTATTTGAAATTGAGAAAGAGTAAACCATTTAGTGCCAAAATCATGTTTTACTTAAGAGTCCATGATGAGTATAATTTGACCAGACTTTCCATGGGGCAGTGACGCTTACGTGAACAACAGGCCTCAGGGATTTGATGTGGGCAAGCCTCATCATTCACCTGAGGgattccctgtgggagatatcaTGTGATTGACATGCAGGGGTTAGTCTGGTTTGCTTGTGTGTGCCTCGATGCGTTGCATTTAAGGGCTGAAGATAAAGTCCATTTGCTTCAGTGTGCACGACCAAAACGTTGGCAGACATTGTTTACATGGCAGAACAGAATGAGGCTGCTATAAGAAGAATTTAGCTCATTttatctgtttgctttttaaagtattatgtcaaatttattataaataaaaaaaatctttacagttttctgtggaaaataatgaaaggaGTTTTGCATGAGCAAAGGTCCTCTCCAGAGCCCCCATCAGTAATTTTTATTGATTGTTCAGCTACCTGATTGGTCTTATGGaaacttttaatgaaaaagcagaGGAGCTGATGGAGAAGCTAGATGAAAAggcagatggaaaaaaagagtttagcATGCTGACCATGATGAACCGGGTGACCATGGATGTCATTGCAAAGGTACCAGCTGTGTGCTTTCTTGTTTCCTCTGTGACTGGCAGGAAGGAATGGAAGTAACAGGTACCAACAGCAGGAAGGGATCAGGAGCCAGAGCCAGCAAACAAGACCTTTACCCAGCAGTGCCAGAAGAGCTGAAGGACTCTACTATAGTGCCACTACCGTTCAGGCTGAGCCAAAGCAAGTGACAGGGAGGATCTGCACAGCCTAAGCGTGGTCTGCAGGATGGGGACCCCTTGCAAAAGCCCTTACAGCCTTGTACCTCCCACCCCTCCATGCCAAAAGGGGCTCACCAATGCTTGTTCACATCTCAGTGTTGTATTACTACCATTAAAGGTCAGCATGAAGTCTCCCTTTTGCTGACTTTTCCCTTCTTTATGCAAAACAGTTAGAGATGAACGGAGAGTAATAGTAAATCATTCATGTCCCTAAATAAGGAGGAAGCATAATGTAAATATTACCCTTCCCTCCTAGCCTCCTGCAAGGCAGTATCTAGCCTGAGGTATTTTTAGAGGAAAAGGTGGTGGTGTGAGGCTGTCTTCCTCTTTCACTCCAGCCCCAGGAAGCCTGAAGGATGCAACAAGTTGCTgcctttttctctcctgctccTCAGGTAGCCTTTGGCTTGGAATTAAATGCACTGAGTGATGACCAGACACCTTTCCCACATGCTGTGACCATGATTTTGGAGGGAATGACCAAGGCACGCCTGCCCTTCTTGCGGGTTTGTATGCACCTCGCTTCAGTTTGCTTTCCTCACGTCCAGCTGGAGCCCTGCTCTGGCACAAATTGGCCAGAGCTGTGTGAAGTCCATATATGACAAGGAAAGAGTCATCAGCAGCTCTCTCCCTCCAATGTGCATTGAGATAATATTCATTAGAGCTTTAAAACACTTGCAAAATTACCATTAACATTTAGtgcttcctttctgtctttctgccttctcttccccaatGTATCTGTCTGCTTCTTGTATGGTTTTACGCTTTCACACACATCACTGCAAAAACTGAGTTTTGCCATTTGTCCAAGAAGGATGATGGCCTCCACTAAAGGTGGAAGAATTTTGAACTTTCTTACaataaaaacatgtatttttgcCCAAAATTCATATACTAGGAAATTAGGGATGTAATCTGACACATTTAAGTTAAAAATCATTCCACATTTTCACAAAAGCTGTAGTTTAGGCTTTTAGAgctcctgttttcctttttggacCCAGAGGTGAGATTCTGCATTGCATGCTGCAGTTTGTCTCCATGGAGAAGTGAGGAATTTTGCTCACAGTGCTCAAAATATTAGCTTTAACAAGGCAGGACATCAGCATGCCCAGATCGgaatatttctcatttcagcCCAAACACTTCACCTTGGGAACATTCACCTTGTTCCATGGAGAGCAGACGCTTATGTCAAACGTCTTTAGTAGAAAACAAGGTGCTCACTTGAAAAATAACACTTGGCAATATTTTTTAccagaaaaagcaacaaaatgacTAAAGAAATTCTGTATTCAGTACATGCCATGGAAACAGAAGCTGGTAAAGGAGGTCAAGGAGAGTGTGAGGCTGCTGCGGCGTGTGGGGAAGGAGTGCATTGACCAGAGGAGAGAGGCCATTCGAAATGGGAAGGAAGCCTCGCTGGATATTCTTACGCAAATACTGAAAGGAGATGGTAGGGAACATGTTGCTTTTGGAGTTAATTTGTCTGTAGTGTGTTTTGCCATGAGATTTGGGGAGGCTTATTTTGAGGTTCTGGATTTTGATCCTCTAATGTCTTCAGGAGGGCTTTTTCACATTGAAGATCGTAAGAGTTGCTTTGAAAATTCCCTGTTTTGTTGTGTTGGATCAAATATTGGTCGCAAGTCACTACCAAGTTTCCCATTCAGGATCCCCTCGTGCTGCCGTCTCAGATAAAAGGGGCAAAACACAGCAGACCTTTCTGTTGATTCCTGCTGAGGCACGGGGACGTTTTctaatttcatttgcttttctcttttggcAGCTCTGGAGGAAACTACAGATGATGAAGGCATTTTGGATAACTTTATCACTTTCTTTGTGGCAGGTTGGTagctattttaatatttgaataTGTCGTGGGAAGCTGTAGTCATTTCTGGACCATCTATAGGCTCATGATTAATGTCCTTGTTCACTCTGTGTGATGCTGTTGTAACCAGGAGTCACTTGGTTGGTAGACAGTAGTGTTAGACTGGCACAGAACCATCTGGATGAGGTCTCAAGagaattcttcattttctcataGGCAAAGGATACATTATCCTCCTTCAGTCACAACAACACTGCAAGCAATACCAGACCAATGGTTTCCCACCTGCAGTGCAGAGGTCAGCACTGCCCACTGGGGTGCAAGTGTATTCCTCATGGGACTCCAGCTCTTCCTCCCAGACCCTGCTAAACCCCACTGAAAGCATCTTTAACATATTCCATGTATCTCTGCCCCACCTCACCTACACGATTAAATGCCATTCTTGCCTTAAGAGCATTAGTCAAATCAGGGGCTGAGGTGATACATGAGATAAACTGTATAGAAAGACCAATCTTGGAAGTTGGTAGGATTTAGGTTCCTGAGAAGGTGAGGTTGAAACGCTGTTCTTTCGCAAGAAAGATGTTATTGCAACATACATATCTTTGCAGAAGTTTTGGTTTCTGTAGTGCCTTGAAATACCATATGcttatctgtgaaaaaaatgaaaactatcCATATAAACACCTTTCTTTGAAATGGCTGCTTTAGAAGCTCTGTTTTCCATCAAAACCAGTAAATCCTTCTTGGCAGGACTGTATGTCCCATAATATGACAAGGCAAATATTGAACCTCACTAGCTTTCCTGTTAGAAAGCTCATAATCAGTATGCAGCTTCGAGTAGCGCAAGACAGCTCATATGTTTACCAACTATGTCTTGTTCTATAAGGGAGTGCAGTGGTAGGATAAGGGGTAACAGTTATAAGCTGaaaaagggtagatttagactagatattaggtagaaatttttttactgtgtggatagtgaggcactggaacaggttgcccagagaagtcatggaagccccatccctggaagtgttcaaggccaggttagatgaggctttgagcaagctgatgtagtggaaggtgtccctgccaatgtcAGGAGGTTGGATCTAGTGATCTGTacggtcctttccaacccaagccattctatgcgTCTTTGAAAGCTCCTTATGTAAAATGCatattatttttagtgtttcctttaatttctagcatacttagaataaaaaaattccagGCCTGACGTTTAAAGTTTCCTGTTCACAGTCACACTAGTAGACCATCTTTGTATCatgttattatttcatattaaactttaaaccatttttctttgtcattaGGTCATGAAACCACTGCCAATCAGTTGTCATTTACAGTAATGGCACTGGCTCAGCATCCTGAAATTCTGGAAAGGTACGTGCTCtctattttgtttcttgttaaTTTCGAGGTGAATTTTATTACAAGGATTATTAAAATGTAGGATCAATTCCCAGTGCATTCTAGACTCCCTTccaacataaatattttcatagtcatggtatattttgaattttagaaAGACTTAATACAAATTACTTGAATTCTGtctaagtgatttttttttccaagcctttATGCAAAGCTGGTCCTGAGCCCTGCCTTATTCGGCTGCACTGTAAGCACATTGCTTCATCCTAATATGAGGCACAAGTTCAGGCAGGCTGGCTGGGAATCAGTATGTGATTTGCCTGAGGATGGAAGTCAAAGTCCAGTTCAGTGTCTGGAAAGTAAAAATCTAATTTGTCAGCTTGCCTAGCAAAATACGGTCCTCTGCAACTAAcgtttttttaatttggctgCAGGGTGCAGGTTGAAGTGGATGAAGTTCTTGGTTCCAAGAGAGACATTGACTATGAGGATCTTGGCAAACTCACGTACTTATCGCAGGTACTGTAGGAATGAGGTAAAATACCAGTCAGAGCTGTTCGGTAACACTCCTGAATCTCTTGAGAATGCCAAGAGGAGCCCCATACATTTAAAACTTTAAGAGCAATGCCAGTATTTGATCCCGACAAACTTTGTCTCCAGAGAGTCAGCAAGCAGGCAGCGTGAGCTGTTTGCAGCAGCCCAGCCTTGTTGGGAAGGATGCTCTTCAAATACCTTTAAAAAGTCCCACATAATTCCTTCACTACTTTCTTTAATTATTACCAAGCTGGGAGCTAGAGTGGAGTTGCTTAATCCTTACCTGTTCAAGCTGAAACCATAGCTGTATTTTAAGAAGGGTTCGCAACTTCAAGCCCAACCTGTGCGTGAGTCCCAGACACTTCCCAAACTCACAACTCTATTTTTGTTTGATTATTGTTAAAGTATTTCCAGCTATGATCTCACCATGCACCATAAACTCAGTGGGATTTGAGGACATACAAAAATAATGGCTATTTTGTGCAGTAtcagtttttcattatttgGTCTTGAAACCCTCTTCAGTCACTAAGAGGGAGAAAATGTTTGGTCTTAGAAGATGCCTTGTGTATAGAAATGCTGGTTGGTAATGAACTTCAAATCCAGGGCTTGGTTGCTTGCCAGCGTTTGTGTGGTGTATTCTTTTTTACAAGATGAGGGACACCAGTAGCCCTCAGGAGAGGCTGAATCACAGTGCTGGCAGCTATTCTCCCTGCTTAAATTGCCTGTGATTTTAGTAGTCTGCCATGATCACTGTTCTCTTAAACTGCCCTGTCAAAGTGGGTGATGGTGTTTTGCCATTTGCCATATCCCTTTCCACAAATCACTGTGCTTTGACAGCAAATAGATTTCAAAGCTATTTCTCATGAGGAAAAATCTTCTCTGTGTGATTACAGGGATCAGCAGGTTTCCTTGGGCGTCTCCAACACCATCACAATTATACCACTCCAATTAGGACGAGGTATCTAAGCTTTTCAATTTTAAGACAGATCATATGAGAGCTTCTCAAAGCAGACCATTTATTTAACTGAACAAGCTTGGATCTGTACAACCAAAATCACAGTCACCCTTGGTCACAGCCAGTCCATCACTGGAGTATCAGAGACCATGGGACTCCTCTCCTGTCCCTCAGGAAATTCTGAATCCTTTTGTCCatgcttctttttcattaatcCACTCGTGCATACAGACCGTTAATTGCATTTGCACTGCGATGCTAATGTGCACTGTTAATTAGGTTTCCCTTTGATGAAATAAGGCATTCTCACAGCTCACTGCCACCAAAAGAAATGGTCTCATTCCGTTTTTTCCTCGCTGTTCcctattaattttccttttacagGTTGTTTTTTGTCATTTAAGTGCTCTGACGTTGCTCAGCTCCctgagcagcagaagcaggacaAAGGCAGGAGTGGGAAGTCAGTACTGAAATGGAGGTGGGAACAACCACCCATCCTCATGACAGCCAAGAACAGCTCATTGGAGGCATGAGACTTCACTCtcagatattctctttgaagtTGTTCTCCAGTACTTTTTCACTTAGTTTTTTACCTGATTTGAGGTGTTTAATCTGTTCAATGTATTGGATCTCTTGtgggttttgcttctttttctctgtgttttaccAGTCATGAGAAAGAACCAGGCCTGAAGGAGCTCACTTAGCCATATGTTTTGCTCACAGGAGTCTAAGGCAGATAAACCAGTATCTCTTTCACAAGTCAAAAGCTTCCATTTAGCCAAAGCAAAAGGACATAGGGAGgtaattagttttatttctgcttcctaCGCTATATTAACTAACCTTCTGTACTTTTCACTGACACAGGTTTTGAAGGAATCGCTGCGTCTGTACCCACCTGTCCCGGGGACAGTACGCTGGTTGGAGAAGGAACGCATCATCAATAATGTCAGAATTCCTGCAAACACGACACTTATTGTGAGTCCCATACATGAGGAGCAGATTCAGTCAGTCCATATATAATGGTTCTGTGTATCAGAAGGACAAAATCCCACCCAGGGACATTTCTCCTGACTTCTCTGAAATGTTGGCCAAAACTGGGGTGTGAATTGGGACTTTGGATTGGTTTTGCCTGGGGAGTGGAAGGCAGTTATGTGTTTATACCTGTGACagtgaaaatgctttttcagtGTGCTGCTCCTGACTAATGCAAATAAACTCTTTCTTGACAGTTCAGCACTTATATAATGGGAAGGATGGAAAGCTATTTCAAGGATCCACTCACTTTCAATCCAGACCGATTTAGCAAAGATGCACCTAAGTGAGTTTCTTTTTACTCCCAGGTTATTAAATATGTAATAAGGAACCACTACAGGAAGAGATTTCAAGggtcatttttcatttcaaggaaAGTAGGATAAAAACTATTTTGCCATTCCACTTTGACTAAGGCAAAAACCTTATCCAAATGCAAATAGAGAGCAATAATATGTGGCTTTTATTCAGGAGTTCTTTATACCATGCAATAccatacaaaaaaacccaatactAACGTTAATTAATTCTGAATATTGAATATTTCTCTTTATGCAATACAGACTGCATGGCAGCCTAGGCTCCAGGATGCTTGAAATGTCTCCATATTAGAGAGGGAACAACAGGCTGAGGGACAGAAGATTCTGTTCAGCCATGTGGGCAGGCAGCCTAAGCCTAATCAGTAGGCAGGAGTAAGGAGGAGGGACCAGTGACCAAAACAGGTGGTGCTGAGGCCGCTGCATCAAACTAGAATATATTGCGAGTCAAGAGTTTTACTTCAGCCTAGAATCTGGTTTCCTGAACCAAATGCCCCCTTGCTCAGAGCTATCCAAAGGAGCAATAATTGGGTGGATGATTATTTCTTTACAGCAGGCTGGAGAGGGTTTAGAGTGTGCTTAACATTCAGCTTTCAAGGCGTGTTTTTCACACATCAAAATAGCTCAGTGAGCTGAGACGTATAGTAAGCAAAGATGGCGAGAAAACTTGCTTTCAGAGCTGTATTGCTGGtctgaacaaaaaaatgttgatttggAGATTATCTTTACAAGTCAGCTGGATAAGGTGATATTCAGACCATTTACTTGCTGCTGTGATGAATTCTGCTCATTTCTTTACAACCAACCAATCAGATTGACAGttttgaacatttttctttgcaggCCATACTACTGCTACTTTCCATTCTCTCTGGGACCCCGATCCTGCATTGGGCAGGTGTTTGCACAGGTAAACAGAGTCCTGGAATGATGCCTTGTAGCAAGCACTTGGGCCAGCTCAGGATGCACTGGCTGTGGCTGGTGGTGATGGACCAAAGCCCACAGCGGTGGTGTACTGACCTTCTTCCCTCTAGAGGGTAGATTCCCCACCGTGCCCATGACAGGGCTTGTCTCAAACACCGTCACGTGAGCAGACATGTACTGAACTGGACCACATCACTCGTGTCCAGCAGCAGGCTGCTCTCCATCTGAACTGCCCTGGGTCACCCTGCTTAAATCCAAACTCTTTGACAGAAATTGCAGTCAACATCCCTTTGCCAGCCAAGGTCAGGCGCACAGAGGTTGTGCAGGGACTCTTAGGGACCATCCTGTGCCTGCAGCTGGCAAGGTCAAGGCAGGGAAAACATTAGCTGGTAGAAGAGCACAAGTGAGGACTGGCACTGAGAAGGTGAGGAGGGGTCTGGCTGGAGGGGGTAACAATTTAATGAAGTACATGAACATGGCAGAGAGCATttcagaaggagaagaggaggccagCTCTTCAAGTCTGTGCTGTGAATTCATCTAAGCACCAGTGCTCAAAATCTTCAGGTTAAAGTGCTTAGTTCTACCCTATGATTTCCAAAATGGGGTTAATGCATAAACATGGGGGCTGATCTTAATGCCTGTCAGTTGTCTTCAAATCCAGGAAGCCTCAGGTGACTCTGTTCCTCCTGCCCAAACTCAGCTGCATTAGCAGTAACATTTAAGCGTCAAATCTTTATATTGACAAAGCAGCATAATACTCTGAATTTAAATAGCTGCAGTCCAAGCTGTATTTGCTGTCACTGatgatgtttgcttttttcttaacAGATGGAGGCAAAAGTGGTGATGGCCAAACTGCTGCAGAGGTTTGAATTCCAGCTGGTACCAGGGCAGAGTTTTAAACTCTTGGATGCTGGAACCATTAGGCCACTAGATGGAGTAATGTGTAAATTAAAGCTAAGGAGCTTGGCAAGAGGCTGCCAGGCTTAACTACTCAGGAAAGGAGCATGACATGTTAATGGTAGAGTTTCTActgatttttaatatcttcatactAATCGAAGATTAGATTTTGTTGACTTCTTTAGAGGATGATTAGACTTAAATTTTTACTAGCCTTCAtaattttactgaagaaaacctTAGGAGAGTGACTCTAGATATGTTTGAGCATCTTCAGTCTGGAAGTAGACCTAGAATTGCAAAGGCTGTTATTTTCCTGGGGGGTACTATTTGTTTCTGACCAGACCTGGAGAAGAATATCCGTTCactggagcatccctggagcTCCACACAAACTCAAATCCCAGCTGATATTTTCCACTAACTTGACTTACAATGAAACATGGTCTAGGTAAACCCTTGTTTGCAGAATTTCATAGCAGAGTTCAAGATTTGGACTGAATCTGGGAAGAGAAATTTAGAGCTGTTCTCTCGGTCAAAGCAATTTTCCCATCCTTCCCTAAATGAGAAGAACGATTGATACAaacattctgaagaaaaaaatcagactgtAGCCACTACTATTCTGTGTTGATTCTGtctaatttttcttcagtttctcttaCATTTCTTCCAATATTTTTCACAGTGTAGATTCCCAATCCACAATGTAGAAAGCAGCTCCCCTGCCCTTCCCCACAGCCCATACTCATTCTCTTGATAATCTATTCTTTTAGGGAGGTCTTGCTGGGTTTATTTCAGCCTGGTTCATGTTCCCCATCCGGCTCATCACAAACTATATGAACACTTCAACCACATGTCTAGTAGGTACAGTGGAGTTGGAAGAAAATGCCTCGAATGAAAGCTGCTTAAAATTATATTGCTGCTGAAGGAACACCTGTGCAACTTGAGTCAGAGGCAGGAGAAGGTCCTGCACAccctttttctgcagctgtgccaAAATTGCTCACTGCGTGCAGACTTGCAGCCTGTtctgctaggaaaaaaatggtcATGTGAAAATGCCATCTCCTAGAAATAAGTGGATACTTAATATGAGTTTGAGCCCTGAAACAGAGGGATTTCAAGCCATTTGGTGCTGCCACCAAAATGGCAAGAAGTTGGTCTGTACACTGTCAAGTTCCTGGGGTGATTTCCACACCAGAAGCATAACATCCCAGAGCTTTCCCTGGTGCTGCTACTGTTGTGCACCATCTCACTCAGTGCAGCAGTGGGATAACAGGCCAGTAACATTAATGTAGCTTTTGATAATGTAAGCAGTGTTACACAATGTACATGACTTATACCTAGAGGTACCAATACTTATATTGCTAGGGAAGGTTTAGTCCATCTCTTAGTAGAGTACCTCTTCGATCCCTTGTGCTGGAGATCTGCTTATATCATCCTAGACACTAATAAAATCCAATTGGGAAAACTGAGGACTCTCCAGCTGGTTTTGTGTGCCTGGGGGCTGTTGTGGTGAGGAGCAGCATGCTTGATGCCAGTCAGGCTAGATGCGCTAGTGATGTTGCAAAATAGATTAATAGATTCACataatggtttgagttggaagggaccttaaagatcacctaattccaacccccctgccatgggcagggacacctcccagtggatcagggggctcaaggacccatctaacctggccttgaacacctccagggatggggcaattCCATGACTTCCTGTAacagctgggagaagaggggcagcaaaCAGAGCCCTCCCTGGACCAGAGTGCTGTGTGGCCCCAGCGAGAGCAGCAGCTGACTTCACCTCACTATTTTTCCCCATCAGTAGTTTAAGCCTCATGCAAAGTGTGTTACAAAAGCTTGCAGCTGCTCATAAATGCCGGCTGAGCTGTGTTCAGCTCCTGCACACACAGAGGCTGGAAAAGGAGGAATGACCTACTCCTATGTTTCCGATTCCTCATGCTATTCTGCCAGTTGGCATCAAATGGCATCAAAAATGGTAGCAAATGCTACGGAGGGCATCCAGCAGTTCAGCAATGAGCCTGCAAAATTCTCAGAAGGGACTAGACACAAATGAAAAGGCTGAAGCTGGAGAAAATGTCAAAAGGAGGGAAGTATCTTGTCAATGCAGGGAGTGGTGGGGGAAGCTGTGAACAGCACGCAGACAGCTCAGCAGACACACTGGCAAACTGTGTCTTGCACTGTGAAGGTGCAAGACACCAGGTCTCTGCTCTGCCCTACTAATGAATGAGTTGAGATGCATTAGTTGCACAAGCACGTATTTCCTTCTGCTACGTATATGATGGGGATGGGCACCTCCAAAGAGGGCTCAAGGGGAGTGGTAGCATACTATAAACCCTGCAGAGTTTTGTCATACCTCATCTGCGTGAGATCAGCTCTTTCTTCCTTTAGAGGATGCTCTTCCTGCTCTCTACCTACTGCCCGACTGTCGCCTGCCAATGCTGATAGCCTTCCAGCAGATGGCAAGCTCTCCTTGTCGATGCCCCCAGCAAGAGCAGCTGTTCCTCAACCCTGACAGCTCCTTCTCTTAGGAGAAAGCACCTCCAGGGTATCTTATCACAGGAGTAGATGATGCCCTGTGATGTTGTGCAAATGCCCTGCAGTGTTCTTACAGTTTCATCCTGCACTCTCAGCCAGGAGGTGATTCCTtgtccaccaaaaaaaaaaaaaaaaaaaagagcagattCAGGCCAGAAGTGCCAAGGGAGAGCTGCCAGGAACTATAAAAAGACCTGGGGGTTGCAACTTTCTTgaacaccacaaaaaaagaggagagtttCCCCTTATCTGGGGAAGAGACATACATTGTTTCAGTTCTTGGACAAGCAGTCATCATCTGCACCACATGCTCTGTTAGGGATTGTGGCCaataagcaaaaaaagcagagcaaagtCTGTCTCGTCAGTGCTCTTTCCAGCTGCTTGTAGGAAAGTATCATACCTGCAGctaattttcttctcatctttttcCTGGCTCTTGGgcagagcaaagaaaaatctgGAAATGGCTGATGGGATGATTTTTCCCTGTTTGCCATCCATGTGGTCCCAGCACAGGCCTCTCTGGCTTGCCTGGAGGCTGGATGCAAAAAGGTTTCTCAGTTGACATGGAACTGCAAAGCCAGGCTGCTCAGGATGGCTTGTGCCCCTGCACCACACACACTGCACGTAAGAGCTtgccctccagcagctccagacgTGCACACGTGCAGATGGGACAGGAACTGTCTGGAGGCAGACAGAAGCTCAGCTGGCAGGAGTCAAAGTAATCGTGGAACCATAggatgccaggttggaagggacttcaaggaTCATGTGGTCCAACCTTTTTAGGTGATGTGtaatttaaatgagatggcctaGAACCCTGCCAAGCTGCGCCTTAAGagtgtccagtgtagaggaatctaccacttccctggggagattttTCTAGCATTTGGCTGTTCTTATggttaaaaattttcttctggaatccaatcagaatctccccaggagcaaccTAGACCCTTGTAACGTAAGCAGCTGCCCCCAGAATTGAGAATACCAGTGGCAACACTCCCAAGAGTCTTTATCAGAGGTGTATAAGTCTTCCTCCTGTTCTGACATATGGCTGCTGCAATTTTCTTTGATCCCTCTCCCAGACCTATAAAGTCTTTGCCTCCCTCTTCTGGATTGATGCCCAGGACTTTCATGTACGTACTCAGAGTCAGAACTCCCTGCTGTGGATTTCTCCACAGATTTTTTGTGCTCACTAAAGAGCTTGATCTTATTCTATTTGGATCAGTGTCATAGACAAGAAACGAGGGAAATGCTGCTGCCTACACCTCTTAGGACAGGAGGGAACCAATTAGGGAACATGCACCCAGAGGAGCCTCCATCTTTCACAGGAAGGCAAACCTCTTCACTGCTGGCATGGGAGAAGGTGATGCTTTCTC of Phaenicophaeus curvirostris isolate KB17595 chromosome 5, BPBGC_Pcur_1.0, whole genome shotgun sequence contains these proteins:
- the CYP46A1 gene encoding cholesterol 24-hydroxylase, with protein sequence MAALGTAVALLLALPLLALGLYCCYVRRVHAKYDHIPGAPRESFLFGHLPILWRMLRKQEFVHDLFLQWAEQYGPIVRFNAFHRVSVMILSPEGVKEFLMSSQYPKDRLVYGRIFNLFGERFLGNGLVTVYNHELWHKQRKVMDPAFSRTYLIGLMETFNEKAEELMEKLDEKADGKKEFSMLTMMNRVTMDVIAKVAFGLELNALSDDQTPFPHAVTMILEGMTKARLPFLRYMPWKQKLVKEVKESVRLLRRVGKECIDQRREAIRNGKEASLDILTQILKGDALEETTDDEGILDNFITFFVAGHETTANQLSFTVMALAQHPEILERVQVEVDEVLGSKRDIDYEDLGKLTYLSQVLKESLRLYPPVPGTVRWLEKERIINNVRIPANTTLIFSTYIMGRMESYFKDPLTFNPDRFSKDAPKPYYCYFPFSLGPRSCIGQVFAQMEAKVVMAKLLQRFEFQLVPGQSFKLLDAGTIRPLDGVMCKLKLRSLARGCQA